From Coffea arabica cultivar ET-39 chromosome 9c, Coffea Arabica ET-39 HiFi, whole genome shotgun sequence, one genomic window encodes:
- the LOC140014127 gene encoding uncharacterized protein — translation MTTLFHDMIHKEMEVYVDDIIIKSKRAEDHLVDLEKLFERLRRYDLKLNPAKCAFGAPAGHQGQAIEDHLAENPRRDDYQPLHTYFPDEEVLFIGTAEDMNEKCSEWRLFFDGASNSFGAGIGSVLVSPEGKHYPGSAKLRFFCTNNMAEYETCIFGLKMALEMEIKDLIVFSDSDLLVHQTLKEWITRDSKIVPYHCSLLNLANKFRSLEFRHIPRARNVFADALATLSSMIQHPDELVIEPIHIHLQEKPAHCLVVEKSPDGRRWYSDIKEFLKTGSYSPEADMTAKSFLRRLSSKFFLNGEVVYKRTSTLGLLRCVDEDEAEYLMKEVHSGVCGSHMNGHLLAKKIMRTGYFWLTMEHDCVVFVRKCIKCQLHGDVMRTPPTELHGMTAP, via the exons atgaCCACCCTTTTCCATGATATGATTCATAAGGAGATGGAGGTTTATGTGGACGACATCATCATCAAATCCAAGAGAGCAGAGGATCATTTGGTTGATTTGGAGAAGTTATTTGAGAGATTGAGAAGATATGATTTGAAATTAAACCCTGCAAAGTGTGCATTCGGGGCCCCTGCGG GCCATCAAGGTCAGGCAATAGAGGACCACCTAGCCGAAAACCCAAGGAGGGATGATTATCAACCGCTTCATACTTATTTTCCAGATGAGGAGGTCCTGTTCATTGGTACAGCTgaagacatgaatgaaaaatgtTCTGAATGGAGGCTATTCTTTGATGGTGCATCAAATTCCTTTGGAGCTGGTATTGGATCTGTTCTAGTATCACCTGAAGGGAAGCATTATCCTGGTTCCGCTAAACTACGATTTTTCTGCACTAACAatatggctgaatatgaaactTGCATTTTTGGGCTAaaaatggctttggaaatgGAGATTAAGGATTTAATAGTGTTCAGTGATTCCGATTTGCTCGTGCATCAGACTCTCAAAGAGTGGATCACTCGGGATTCAAAGATCGTGCCTTATCATTGTAGTTTATTGAATTTGGCAAACAAATTTAGGAGTTTGGAGTTCAGGCATATTCCACGTGCCAGAAATGTCTTCgccgatgctttggccaccttaTCTTCAATGATTCAACATCCAGACGAGTTGGTAATTGAACCTATCCACATTCACTTGCAAGAAAAACCTGCTCATTGCCTAGTTGTGGAAAAATCCCCCGATGGCCGTCGCTGGTACAGTGACATtaaggaatttctcaaaacaGGGTCCTATTCTCCTGAGGCCGATATGACTGCCAAAAGCTTCTTGCGCAGATTATCATCTAAATTCTTCTTGAATGGAGAGGTGGTATACAAAAGAACGTCAACTTTGGGCCTTCTGAGGTGTGTTGATGAGGACGAAGCAGAATACTTGATGAAAGAAGTACATAGTGGAGTATGTGGATCACATATGAATGGCCACTTGTTAGCAAAGAAGATCATGAGGACCGGATATTTTTGGCTTACcatggagcatgattgtgtaGTTTTTGTTAGGAAGTGCATCAAATGTCAATTGCACGGAGATGTTATGCGCACTCCCCCTACAGAATTGCACGGTATGACTGCTCCTTGA